A window of the Desulfobacula toluolica Tol2 genome harbors these coding sequences:
- a CDS encoding SPL family radical SAM protein, translated as MKIDTLFIDKTIPLDMELNYLISQINAEPQWVDDSKTVYDFINKADDPVLKAKSTLYVTKNKGAVVKECPGTSYYTCCDYTILHTGTFCTMDCSYCILQAYFHPPVLQYFAGLETLDHALEKTFSQNKIFRIGTGEYTDSLIWEKVSLVPKFLVEKFARQNNCLLELKTKTVNIDSLLPLDHNGKTVLAWSLNTPDIISSEEKGTASLKARFEAARQAESKGYRLAFHFDPLVIYPGCEIEYKKVIQQIFEYVSSQSIVWISIGTFRFMPKLKQLIETRFKQSTICYGEFILGLDNKMRYFKPLRIKLYKEIISCIKEYAPDLLVYFCMEDEEVWEKCMGFFPAKEGELGHMLDKSAVSHCDLNYNLL; from the coding sequence ATGAAAATCGACACACTTTTTATTGATAAAACCATACCCCTGGATATGGAACTTAATTATCTGATATCACAAATTAACGCAGAGCCTCAATGGGTAGATGACTCAAAAACAGTCTATGATTTTATCAATAAGGCGGATGATCCCGTCTTAAAGGCAAAATCAACGCTCTATGTTACGAAGAACAAGGGAGCTGTCGTCAAGGAATGCCCCGGAACCAGTTATTATACCTGTTGTGATTATACCATCCTTCATACCGGCACTTTTTGTACCATGGATTGCTCATATTGCATTCTTCAGGCTTATTTCCATCCGCCTGTGCTGCAATATTTTGCCGGACTTGAAACCCTTGATCACGCCCTTGAAAAAACGTTCAGCCAGAACAAAATATTTAGAATCGGTACAGGTGAATATACGGATTCTCTTATCTGGGAAAAAGTCAGCCTTGTGCCTAAATTTCTGGTTGAAAAATTTGCCCGGCAGAATAATTGTCTTTTGGAACTTAAAACCAAAACCGTTAATATTGACTCGTTGCTTCCGCTTGATCACAATGGCAAAACCGTCCTTGCCTGGTCATTGAACACGCCGGATATTATTAGTTCCGAAGAAAAAGGAACCGCATCCCTCAAAGCCCGTTTTGAGGCAGCCAGGCAAGCCGAATCAAAAGGATACAGGCTTGCATTTCATTTCGATCCCCTGGTGATTTATCCTGGCTGTGAAATTGAGTATAAAAAAGTCATTCAACAGATTTTTGAATATGTAAGCAGCCAAAGCATTGTATGGATCAGTATTGGAACATTTCGTTTCATGCCCAAATTAAAGCAGTTAATTGAAACCAGATTCAAGCAGTCAACCATCTGTTACGGAGAATTTATCCTTGGACTGGATAATAAAATGCGATATTTTAAACCATTGAGAATAAAACTGTACAAAGAAATTATTTCATGCATAAAGGAATATGCGCCTGATCTGCTGGTCTATTTTTGCATGGAAGATGAAGAAGTATGGGAAAAATGTATGGGATTCTTTCCTGCAAAAGAAGGGGAACTTGGCCATATGCTGGATAAAAGTGCGGTCTCTCATTGTGATTTAAATTACAATCTTTTATAA
- a CDS encoding ParB N-terminal domain-containing protein, with translation MSDILYEIDLSEINLSDIDLTDERYKISVSDHDIIFLAQSIKEAGLTYPPIVRPAGKKFIIISGFNRVKAQIYNKKTKIVAYQTKPDASDYQCLLKSITALAFQRPLTHRELIICTRRLSSFLDKEQIAEKSPAIFNTKLNIRFVEDLLTIGALPDKALELIHLGNLSLKSAQRISSFEKATMEIFLNIFSKIKASNSKQFEIIQHIIEITARDAVNPTDFFKTKAIREILLDENKEPGLKTTHLRAYLFERRFPAIFQTHQLVREKTAALKLGGNIKLLPPENFEGQYYSISFKAKNYDEFKTHSHHLAAALESKELKEIFNL, from the coding sequence ATGTCTGATATTCTTTATGAAATAGATTTATCTGAAATAAATTTGTCTGACATTGATTTAACAGATGAACGGTATAAAATTTCGGTTTCTGATCATGATATCATCTTTCTGGCACAGTCCATTAAAGAAGCAGGCCTGACATATCCTCCCATTGTCAGGCCTGCTGGCAAAAAATTTATTATTATTTCAGGGTTTAACAGAGTAAAAGCTCAGATTTATAATAAAAAAACAAAAATAGTTGCATATCAAACAAAACCGGATGCAAGTGATTATCAATGTCTTTTAAAATCCATAACAGCCCTTGCATTTCAACGGCCTTTAACCCATCGTGAACTGATCATCTGTACCAGGCGCTTGTCTTCCTTTCTGGATAAGGAACAGATCGCGGAAAAATCACCTGCCATATTCAACACAAAACTCAATATTCGGTTTGTAGAGGATTTATTAACAATCGGGGCTTTGCCTGATAAGGCTTTGGAATTAATCCATCTGGGTAATCTGTCTTTAAAGTCTGCTCAAAGAATTTCTTCTTTTGAAAAAGCGACCATGGAAATTTTTTTGAATATTTTTTCAAAAATCAAGGCCTCTAACAGCAAGCAGTTTGAAATCATACAGCATATCATTGAAATTACAGCCAGAGATGCGGTTAACCCCACAGACTTTTTTAAAACTAAAGCAATCCGGGAAATTCTTTTGGATGAAAATAAAGAACCAGGATTAAAAACCACACACCTGCGGGCTTATCTCTTTGAACGGCGATTTCCAGCCATTTTCCAAACACATCAACTGGTCCGGGAAAAAACAGCCGCCCTTAAACTGGGGGGTAATATTAAATTGTTGCCGCCGGAAAACTTTGAGGGCCAATATTATTCCATCTCCTTTAAAGCCAAAAATTATGACGAGTTTAAGACACATAGTCATCATCTGGCTGCGGCTTTAGAAAGCAAGGAATTAAAAGAAATTTTCAACCTATGA
- a CDS encoding phosphoribosylaminoimidazolesuccinocarboxamide synthase, whose translation MASIPKTQFDDLSLVRQGKVRDIFDTGESLLMVTTDRLSAFDVVLPDIIPDKGKVLNQISVFWFKQMESIVKNHIITTNVNDYPEEFKPHLKALDKRSMLVKKADPLPVECIVRGYISGSGWSSYQKEGHVCGIQLPKGLKESDKLEQPLFTPSSKAEVGDHDINISFDEAIKLIGREKAEKLRDLSLAIYKKGAEYALTKGIIIADTKFEFGELDGEIILIDEILTPDSSRFWPSSDYEPGRGQNSFDKQYVRDWLISSGWDKTPPGPNLPQDVIERTSKTYKEIYTRLTGDNV comes from the coding sequence ATGGCGTCCATTCCTAAGACTCAATTTGATGATTTGTCATTGGTCAGGCAGGGCAAGGTCAGGGATATATTTGATACGGGTGAATCACTGTTGATGGTTACAACTGACAGGCTTTCCGCTTTTGATGTAGTGTTGCCGGACATTATTCCTGACAAGGGAAAAGTATTGAACCAGATATCTGTATTCTGGTTTAAACAAATGGAAAGCATTGTTAAAAATCATATTATCACTACCAATGTCAATGACTATCCCGAGGAGTTCAAACCTCATTTAAAAGCTTTGGACAAACGAAGCATGCTTGTTAAAAAAGCCGACCCTCTGCCGGTTGAATGCATTGTAAGAGGCTATATTTCAGGCTCAGGCTGGAGTTCATATCAAAAAGAGGGTCATGTCTGCGGAATTCAGTTGCCCAAAGGCCTGAAAGAATCTGATAAACTTGAACAGCCTCTTTTTACACCATCTTCCAAAGCTGAAGTCGGTGATCATGATATCAATATCAGCTTTGATGAGGCTATTAAGCTGATAGGCAGAGAAAAAGCTGAAAAGCTAAGGGATTTAAGCCTTGCAATATATAAAAAAGGCGCTGAATATGCCCTTACAAAAGGAATTATCATTGCAGATACAAAATTTGAATTTGGTGAGTTGGACGGAGAAATCATCCTGATTGATGAAATTCTCACACCGGATTCCTCCAGGTTCTGGCCATCAAGCGACTATGAACCGGGAAGGGGCCAAAACAGCTTTGACAAGCAATATGTAAGAGACTGGCTCATTTCATCAGGATGGGATAAGACCCCGCCCGGACCAAACCTTCCACAGGATGTTATTGAAAGAACCTCCAAGACATATAAAGAGATTTATACACGGCTGACCGGTGACAATGTCTGA
- a CDS encoding TolC family protein has translation MNKVPILLFYSMFFVVFFQIPAYCQTTYSLYELTQLANKHSETIKIAQEDVYIANQDKARALSVLIPRATAYGRLTEYKNDDISIPDTLTLGVKLTQSFTLNGKELIALDVTKTAIEGKQFSLESIRSQYLLQVSQAYYNILSAQRFVEIALSDVNRLSSHRDAVKEKLSVGNVTKTDLYRAEAELSKSLTEQVRAENRMLQSKAALHNLVEIEDDFTLQKDDIGEIENYEITLGDIQIDALNNRSEIKEAKKNLEITKKTIKFKKSDYWPTLELEAGYKETDIKYDFGPTTVEDDTNAAYIMGELMFTLYDGGLRKAEIRQALADHRKAADALTLQEKAIILDSKISFLDYKTAKSALLNLQDELKFARENFNAVQMQFKYGMADSIDMMDANTLLVSAQRRSLDAKYTYYLSVLKILYTKGDLLAFLLKQA, from the coding sequence ATGAATAAAGTACCAATTTTATTATTTTATAGCATGTTCTTTGTCGTTTTCTTCCAGATTCCTGCATATTGTCAAACAACTTATTCTCTCTATGAATTAACACAACTGGCCAATAAACATAGTGAGACCATTAAAATAGCACAAGAAGATGTGTATATAGCAAATCAGGACAAGGCCAGAGCTTTGTCCGTTTTAATTCCCAGAGCCACAGCATATGGCAGGTTGACTGAATATAAAAACGACGATATCTCTATTCCCGACACCCTGACATTAGGTGTCAAATTAACACAGTCATTTACTTTGAATGGAAAAGAGCTGATTGCTTTGGATGTCACAAAAACAGCTATTGAAGGTAAGCAGTTTTCACTTGAAAGCATCCGTTCACAGTACTTATTACAGGTGTCACAAGCCTATTACAATATTTTAAGCGCACAAAGGTTTGTTGAGATTGCCCTGTCGGATGTTAATCGCCTGAGTTCTCACAGGGATGCTGTAAAAGAAAAATTGAGTGTCGGAAATGTAACCAAAACGGATTTATACAGGGCTGAAGCAGAACTGTCTAAATCATTGACCGAACAGGTAAGAGCAGAAAACAGGATGCTTCAAAGCAAGGCTGCCTTACACAATCTTGTTGAAATTGAAGATGATTTTACTCTTCAAAAAGATGATATTGGAGAAATTGAAAATTATGAGATCACTCTTGGTGATATTCAAATTGATGCATTAAACAACAGATCAGAAATAAAAGAAGCAAAGAAAAATCTTGAGATCACAAAAAAAACCATTAAATTCAAAAAAAGTGATTACTGGCCTACACTTGAACTTGAGGCAGGATACAAAGAAACCGACATCAAATATGATTTCGGCCCAACGACTGTGGAAGACGACACAAACGCCGCATATATCATGGGGGAACTTATGTTTACCTTGTATGACGGAGGCTTAAGAAAAGCCGAAATCCGTCAGGCGCTTGCAGATCATAGAAAAGCTGCCGATGCATTGACCCTGCAGGAAAAAGCGATCATTCTGGATTCAAAAATTTCTTTTCTGGATTACAAAACTGCAAAAAGTGCATTATTGAATTTACAAGATGAACTTAAATTTGCCCGGGAAAACTTTAATGCCGTTCAAATGCAGTTCAAATATGGAATGGCGGACAGCATTGATATGATGGATGCAAATACACTGTTGGTTTCGGCTCAAAGAAGGAGTTTGGATGCTAAGTATACATACTATCTTTCCGTGCTGAAAATTTTATACACCAAGGGCGATCTACTTGCCTTTCTTTTAAAACAAGCCTGA
- the aroC gene encoding chorismate synthase — translation MSGSSFGKAFNITTFGESHGQAIGVVIQGCPPGLAIDEALIQKALDKRKPGQGISGTKRKEPDHPIIMSGTFNGLTTGTPIMIMIENKDAKSKSYDNIASLFRPGHGDYTYQAKYGIRDFRGGGRASARETAARVAAGAVAQLVLDQQGIKIKTYTLEIGGIRANRIDDISQKAKNDLLCPDSEAVRKMELKIADVKKQGDSLGGVVQIIASNVPAGIGEPVFDKLDADIAKALMSIGAVKAVEIGAGTCASQMTGFENNDQILPDGFQTNHSGGILAGISNGDDIIARVHVKPIPSILKPQKTIDENGNSREISTQGRHDICAIPRINMVCEAMMAIVLTDHILRQKTLG, via the coding sequence ATGTCAGGCAGTAGTTTTGGAAAAGCATTTAATATCACAACCTTTGGAGAATCACACGGCCAAGCAATCGGGGTTGTGATTCAAGGCTGCCCTCCGGGCCTTGCCATTGACGAGGCCTTGATACAAAAGGCTTTAGACAAAAGAAAACCTGGTCAGGGCATATCCGGTACAAAAAGAAAAGAACCTGATCACCCCATTATCATGTCTGGTACGTTTAATGGCCTTACCACGGGAACACCCATTATGATTATGATTGAGAATAAAGATGCAAAATCAAAATCATATGACAATATCGCCTCTCTTTTCAGGCCCGGGCATGGGGATTATACTTATCAGGCCAAATACGGTATCCGGGATTTCAGGGGCGGCGGAAGAGCTTCTGCAAGGGAAACGGCAGCAAGGGTTGCAGCAGGGGCTGTTGCCCAACTTGTACTTGATCAGCAGGGTATTAAAATAAAAACCTACACGCTTGAAATTGGCGGTATCCGGGCCAACCGGATTGATGATATCTCCCAAAAAGCAAAAAACGATTTGCTATGTCCTGATTCCGAGGCTGTCCGTAAGATGGAATTAAAAATTGCAGATGTGAAAAAACAAGGAGACTCTCTGGGAGGTGTAGTGCAAATCATTGCATCCAATGTACCTGCAGGCATTGGAGAGCCTGTTTTTGACAAACTTGATGCGGATATTGCCAAGGCACTGATGAGTATCGGTGCTGTCAAGGCCGTTGAGATAGGGGCAGGTACCTGTGCGTCTCAAATGACCGGTTTTGAGAACAATGACCAGATTTTACCGGATGGATTTCAAACAAATCATTCCGGCGGTATCCTGGCAGGAATTTCAAACGGAGATGATATCATTGCAAGGGTTCATGTCAAACCCATCCCTTCAATCTTAAAACCTCAAAAAACTATTGATGAAAATGGTAATTCAAGAGAAATTTCAACACAAGGGCGCCATGATATCTGTGCCATTCCAAGAATTAATATGGTCTGTGAAGCCATGATGGCGATTGTCCTCACAGACCATATATTACGCCAGAAAACCCTGGGTTGA
- the aroL gene encoding shikimate kinase AroL: MKPELKPELKPDMKIFLTGYRCTGKTTIGKLLADQLEFDFMDTDRVIEQQTGSSILKIVQTHGWEKFRQIEKKTLLKTKNIKNTVVATGGGIIMDTENREFIKANGVCIWLDADIKTILLRLNRDDKTRDSRPALTTDDLLKETDELIRQRKPFYENTAHLRIDTSVHSPDEIVNIIDRRLKNVRQ; encoded by the coding sequence ATGAAACCAGAACTCAAACCAGAACTCAAACCAGATATGAAAATTTTTCTTACAGGATACAGGTGTACCGGAAAGACTACCATAGGCAAACTGCTTGCAGATCAACTTGAATTTGACTTTATGGATACTGACCGGGTCATTGAACAACAGACCGGATCAAGTATTTTAAAAATTGTTCAAACCCATGGATGGGAAAAATTCCGGCAAATTGAAAAAAAAACACTATTGAAAACAAAAAATATCAAAAATACTGTTGTTGCCACAGGCGGCGGTATTATTATGGATACTGAGAACCGGGAATTTATAAAAGCCAACGGAGTTTGCATCTGGCTTGATGCAGATATCAAGACAATTTTGCTCAGGTTGAACAGGGATGATAAAACTCGTGACTCCCGGCCGGCGCTTACAACTGATGACCTTTTAAAAGAAACTGATGAATTGATACGGCAAAGAAAGCCTTTCTATGAAAATACAGCTCATTTAAGGATTGATACCAGTGTCCATTCCCCCGACGAAATCGTTAATATCATTGACAGGAGATTAAAAAATGTCAGGCAGTAG
- the aroA gene encoding 3-phosphoshikimate 1-carboxyvinyltransferase, giving the protein MKQIIPKDIQDQAVVIPGSKSISHRMMICASLSSGTSNIENLLQSDDINLTMGALKQMGANIEYLKDHHYKVLGFGGTPHNCDSDIYLGNSGTSMRLLAGIAALGNTRYALTGDQRMCERPMIELLDALNMLGIDATSQNPNGTPPVYIRGGSREGGAVNIDCSKSSQYLSSLLMMGALMKNGLDISLDSPPVSSPYIDLTIDIMKKFNVKARQIDTTHYKVAGEQTYIPGNFFVEPDLSNAGYFWAIGAITGKMIFVENISENSLQGDLKQIKILEQMGCTLKIENNRIGVCGGTLNGIDVDMADTPDAVPAIAIVASFAKGKTRIINIEHLREKECDRIDAVSSQLIKMGITVTQGSDYLEITGGTPKGARIETFNDHRIAMAFSIPGLLVNGIEIENETCVEKSFPNYWNIFEAL; this is encoded by the coding sequence TTGAAACAGATTATACCAAAAGATATTCAAGACCAGGCTGTCGTGATTCCGGGATCCAAAAGCATCTCCCATCGCATGATGATTTGCGCATCCCTTTCCAGTGGAACATCAAATATTGAAAATCTTCTTCAAAGCGATGATATAAACCTCACCATGGGTGCGCTCAAACAGATGGGAGCAAATATTGAGTACCTTAAAGACCATCATTACAAGGTTTTGGGGTTTGGCGGAACCCCTCACAACTGTGACAGCGATATTTATCTGGGCAATTCCGGCACCTCCATGCGGCTTCTTGCAGGGATCGCAGCACTGGGAAATACACGTTATGCTCTCACTGGTGATCAGAGGATGTGTGAACGGCCGATGATAGAATTGCTTGATGCATTAAATATGTTGGGAATTGATGCAACTTCACAAAACCCGAACGGCACACCTCCTGTTTATATCCGGGGAGGCAGCAGGGAAGGGGGGGCTGTTAACATTGACTGTTCCAAAAGCAGCCAGTACCTGTCCTCTCTTTTAATGATGGGGGCATTGATGAAAAACGGGCTTGATATCAGCCTTGACAGTCCGCCTGTATCTTCTCCCTATATTGATTTGACCATTGATATCATGAAAAAATTCAATGTTAAAGCCCGCCAAATCGATACCACCCATTACAAGGTTGCAGGAGAACAGACCTATATTCCAGGCAATTTTTTTGTTGAGCCAGATCTTTCCAATGCCGGTTATTTCTGGGCAATTGGTGCGATTACAGGGAAAATGATTTTTGTTGAAAATATCAGTGAAAATTCTTTGCAGGGGGATTTAAAGCAGATTAAGATTCTGGAACAGATGGGATGCACCCTGAAAATTGAAAATAACAGGATTGGTGTTTGTGGAGGCACTCTTAACGGCATTGATGTGGATATGGCAGATACACCTGATGCCGTCCCTGCTATTGCAATTGTTGCAAGCTTTGCCAAAGGAAAAACCAGAATCATTAATATTGAACATTTAAGAGAAAAAGAGTGTGACAGGATTGACGCGGTTTCTTCACAACTGATAAAAATGGGGATAACCGTAACCCAGGGAAGCGATTATCTTGAAATCACCGGCGGAACTCCCAAAGGGGCAAGAATAGAAACTTTTAATGATCACAGAATTGCAATGGCGTTTTCCATTCCCGGACTGTTGGTTAACGGCATTGAAATTGAAAATGAAACCTGTGTTGAAAAATCATTTCCAAATTATTGGAATATTTTTGAAGCGTTATAG
- the aroE gene encoding shikimate dehydrogenase: MIDSKTKLYCIFGKPVTHSKSPLIHNACFQKHHMNSVYLAFEIDEISDGVKAMRTLNIKGASVTIPFKESIMKYLDEIDEEALSIGAVNTVVNRNGKLIGYNTDYKAAVSPLRPFCIMNKKVCIIGAGGAAQAVAYGIHKEKGKLVIINRNKERGKKLASKYNAEFISMDKMNQTEINKDAINKTGIINADIIINTTSIGMSPDIETCAFPSTLLDSRMIVMDIVYTPLKTKLLSIAQSKGCTTIDGLSMFLHQGAAQFKLWTDILPDIKLMRQTIIKENN, translated from the coding sequence ATGATTGATTCTAAAACAAAACTTTACTGCATTTTTGGAAAACCGGTCACCCATTCTAAAAGCCCTTTAATTCATAATGCCTGTTTTCAAAAACATCATATGAATTCAGTCTACCTGGCCTTTGAAATTGATGAAATTTCAGATGGCGTGAAGGCAATGAGAACCTTAAACATCAAAGGCGCTTCTGTTACCATACCATTCAAAGAAAGCATCATGAAGTATCTTGATGAAATTGACGAGGAGGCGTTGAGTATTGGTGCAGTCAACACTGTAGTGAATAGGAATGGAAAACTTATAGGATATAACACAGACTATAAGGCTGCTGTTTCTCCTTTAAGACCCTTTTGCATAATGAACAAAAAAGTATGTATCATTGGAGCCGGCGGGGCTGCCCAAGCTGTTGCCTATGGAATACACAAAGAAAAAGGCAAACTTGTTATTATCAACAGAAACAAGGAACGGGGTAAAAAACTGGCATCAAAATATAATGCCGAGTTTATTTCCATGGATAAAATGAATCAAACCGAAATAAATAAAGACGCAATAAATAAAACAGGTATTATTAATGCTGATATTATCATCAACACAACATCCATTGGCATGAGTCCTGATATTGAAACCTGTGCTTTTCCATCAACCCTTCTGGATTCTCGGATGATTGTTATGGATATTGTGTATACCCCTTTGAAAACAAAATTATTGTCCATAGCCCAAAGCAAGGGATGTACAACCATTGACGGTCTGTCCATGTTTTTGCATCAGGGTGCTGCTCAATTTAAGCTGTGGACAGATATATTACCGGATATAAAACTTATGCGGCAAACCATAATAAAGGAAAATAATTAA
- the pheA gene encoding prephenate dehydratase, with translation MNEKNSEHELNRLRNQIDTIDSQLLSLINQRLEIGQKVGTIKKQTGSQILDRTRERKLIERLFKLNRGPAGKDLLRYVFNVIITATREIQKPKTISFLGPEASYTHVAALTHFKHSGKFVEQPNLYEIFREVEKNQSHFGVVPVENSIEGAVNHTLDLFADFDLNICAEHYEPVSHDLLSITGEAEDVQKIYSHPQALAQCKTWIKKKFAHAEIFETTSTSKAALLASDDKTIAAIAGKQAAHLYELQSIESKIEDYSGNITRFLVIGKEMPEPTGQDKTSIMFATSHVPGALFKALEPVNRAQLNMLKLESRPTRHHNWSYYFFLDIEGHKLDKRVADTIEEIKQYSLSLKILGSYPVFAKEAHEA, from the coding sequence ATGAATGAAAAAAACTCTGAACATGAATTAAACCGGCTAAGAAATCAAATAGACACCATTGATTCACAACTTTTGAGTTTGATTAACCAGCGACTTGAAATCGGTCAAAAGGTCGGGACAATCAAAAAGCAAACCGGCAGTCAAATCCTTGACCGGACACGGGAACGAAAGTTGATTGAAAGATTGTTTAAGCTGAACCGGGGACCGGCCGGTAAAGATTTATTACGATATGTTTTCAATGTCATAATTACCGCCACTCGGGAAATTCAAAAGCCCAAAACCATATCATTTCTGGGACCTGAAGCAAGCTATACTCATGTTGCTGCACTGACTCACTTCAAGCATTCCGGCAAATTTGTCGAGCAGCCTAATTTATATGAAATTTTCAGGGAAGTTGAAAAAAATCAAAGTCATTTTGGTGTGGTGCCTGTTGAAAATTCAATTGAGGGGGCTGTCAATCATACCCTTGATCTGTTCGCCGACTTTGATCTGAATATTTGTGCGGAACACTATGAACCTGTCTCTCATGATTTGTTATCCATAACAGGTGAAGCAGAAGATGTTCAAAAAATTTACTCTCATCCCCAGGCATTGGCCCAATGTAAAACCTGGATTAAAAAAAAATTTGCTCATGCTGAAATATTTGAGACCACCAGTACCTCCAAGGCCGCTCTTCTGGCGTCTGATGACAAAACCATTGCTGCCATTGCCGGCAAACAGGCAGCTCATCTGTATGAATTGCAGTCAATTGAATCAAAAATAGAAGATTATTCGGGAAATATTACAAGATTCCTTGTTATTGGCAAAGAGATGCCTGAACCCACAGGACAGGATAAAACATCCATTATGTTTGCCACTTCCCATGTACCCGGCGCCCTGTTTAAAGCCCTTGAACCAGTTAACAGGGCACAGCTTAATATGCTGAAACTTGAATCCAGGCCCACACGGCATCATAACTGGAGTTATTATTTTTTTCTTGATATTGAAGGACACAAGCTGGATAAGCGTGTTGCAGATACCATTGAAGAGATCAAACAATATTCTCTTTCGTTGAAAATACTGGGGTCTTATCCAGTGTTTGCTAAAGAGGCGCATGAAGCATGA
- a CDS encoding hemolysin family protein, producing the protein MTFELIVLIICLFLSAFFSSSETALFSISKIKALHVAKDGSNTGQLILDMKEDSHTLLTTILIGNNLVNIGASSLATALAISYFKSNAVGIATGTMTMLILIFGEIFPKSFANHNNILVARLVIYPLFWLSKLFFPLIYLLNFIPRLHGTINTSHETVTEDELMTMVEVVEEDGEIKEEEKEFITNIFEFDDTSCSEIMTPRADMFVIDVSQEMDIEQILKTGYSRIPVIEGSIDNIIGILHVKDLFASFQKACTSDFDTPLDVKQIMKKPYFIPESKKLDSLLQDFKQKKNHIAVVVDEHGGVSGITTLEDVVEEIIGEIVDETDRLIPDIVRLKGNKWLVTGKIDIDDLNKKIELKIPESNTYDTFSGFFLSQIGRIPEPGESIIIDKWTVTVKDMDGNRIQSFIIKKD; encoded by the coding sequence ATGACTTTTGAATTGATAGTACTTATAATATGTCTTTTTTTATCCGCTTTTTTTTCTTCTTCTGAAACAGCTCTTTTTTCAATCAGCAAAATCAAGGCACTCCATGTTGCCAAAGACGGTTCAAATACCGGACAATTAATTCTGGATATGAAGGAGGATTCTCATACGCTTTTAACCACCATTTTGATTGGAAACAACCTTGTAAATATCGGTGCATCGTCCCTTGCCACAGCCCTTGCCATTTCATATTTTAAATCCAATGCCGTCGGCATTGCAACCGGTACAATGACCATGCTTATTCTTATTTTTGGTGAAATTTTTCCAAAATCATTTGCCAATCACAATAATATTCTGGTTGCCAGACTTGTCATTTATCCGCTTTTCTGGCTTTCAAAACTATTTTTTCCGTTGATCTATCTGTTGAATTTTATACCCAGGCTTCATGGAACAATTAACACTTCACATGAAACAGTGACTGAAGATGAACTCATGACAATGGTGGAAGTGGTGGAAGAAGATGGTGAAATCAAAGAAGAAGAAAAAGAATTCATTACCAATATATTTGAATTCGACGACACCTCCTGTTCTGAAATTATGACACCCAGGGCGGATATGTTCGTAATAGACGTGTCACAGGAGATGGATATTGAACAAATTCTTAAGACCGGATATTCAAGAATACCGGTTATCGAAGGCAGTATTGATAATATTATCGGAATCTTGCATGTAAAAGACTTGTTTGCAAGTTTTCAAAAAGCCTGCACATCTGATTTTGACACCCCTCTGGATGTCAAACAGATCATGAAGAAACCCTATTTTATACCGGAATCAAAAAAACTGGATTCCCTGTTACAGGATTTCAAGCAGAAAAAAAATCATATTGCCGTTGTTGTGGATGAGCATGGTGGTGTTTCCGGTATCACCACACTTGAAGATGTTGTAGAAGAGATCATTGGTGAAATAGTTGATGAAACCGACCGGCTTATACCCGATATTGTCAGACTTAAGGGAAATAAATGGCTGGTAACTGGAAAAATTGATATTGATGATCTAAATAAAAAAATCGAGCTTAAAATTCCGGAATCAAATACATACGATACATTTTCAGGATTTTTTCTATCACAGATTGGGCGAATTCCAGAGCCTGGTGAGTCTATCATTATTGATAAATGGACTGTCACGGTTAAAGATATGGATGGAAACAGAATACAAAGTTTTATTATTAAAAAAGATTAA